In Lotus japonicus ecotype B-129 chromosome 5, LjGifu_v1.2, one genomic interval encodes:
- the LOC130717373 gene encoding uncharacterized protein LOC130717373 isoform X2, with the protein MLRICLRTTRPFLRFPRPRYISRKSFNSPSKDLQNSQIAPPTVPNNLSPTPSSPLSRTSFIALSAVAVSALFASAAILSSDSNSDHDGAPNPLYAGAEHAVHRSVDSFNKLFHHVKRTGVAASVLWQSLRSVLSSANHEVRSGFEIRVAALLADIAAASSSRRAAIVGAGGGAVVDWLLESVAVAKDGGIGTQAEAARALAYLIADPNVSAAVLARPHAIPNLLRFIFSCQPRRSKNKKHSRRSIFDVSDSLKGRSMLVAAIMDIVTSSCDNAEKVSFRPSLPGNAETRDIAAALQVIEEGGLHLDEPPEGEDDDDDGGTGRKGIGIKILGGTTVLGLSRTSSVMKLDNNSNSSHEESLKHHTPKPLVYQSDKYDNSQAQHNMSSAVVPGLWDDLHCEHVAVPFATWALANWATASQLNRSRIQELDQDGNAILSALMAPERSVKWHASLVVRLLLEDRNTPLNESVSDWSSSLLSTISQACKHEDVSLAQVAFSAFLLSVERSPGVQKIVMEKGLNLMRDIAKQTTKHKQVQEAMAKALELLCTGDLHLSLEESQKWSGILLPWVFGTFSSDTIRSSAIRILSQILEDYGASCIPLSQGWLAMLLTEVQNSIKKSNDKGASQPNSDKVKTSINNANIALAGQVANQLSSAVVNLAAKQLRIASNSGDTSTLADFLSLEPLAGPFKNLKKDSLPKFGAADSALATLKGIKALAEVIAENSVCQDKVVDFGILCLLRRFLLNDDYEKLAAIEAYDASSRAHEGQERMSNKGDKPPISDKNDPASVRVPPTAHVRRHAARLLTILSLHPKVKKVVIADETWCNWLDDCANGKIPGCSDLKMQSYARATLLNIFCEDQFNGMSETGSSGTGSSSDGGVKNNLCPRYADMIFLINSHLPHWKCPKETDRRGPFSKDVSVSTSDVTEDGIKTLDDGNCSSSIGSTESGLDRNCPPLDVVFVHGLRGGPYKTWRISEDKSSTVSTLVEKIDEEAGKLGTFWPGEWLSSDYPDARLFTLKYKSNLTQWSGASLPLQEVSSMLLEKLVAAGIGNRPVVFVTHSMGGLVVKQILHTAKERNFDNLVNSTIGIVFYSCPHFGSRLADMPWRMGLVLRPAPTIGELRSGSSRLIELNDYIRQLYKKSMLDVLSFCETTVTPIVEGYGGWALRMEIVPIESAYPGFGELVVLESTDHISSCKPVSRLDPSYTETLKFLEKLKACYT; encoded by the exons ATGCTTCGAATCTGTTTGAGAACAACTCGCCCCTTTCTTCGCTTCCCTCGTCCCCGCTACATCTCCAGAAAATCCTTCAATTCACCATCCAAAGACTTACAAAATTCCCAAATTGCCCCTCCAACCGTCCCTAACAACCTCTCTCCCACTCCTTCCTCGCCTCTCTCTCGCACCTCCTTCATCGCTCTCTCCGCCGTCGCTGTTTCCGCACTCTTCGCCTCCGCCGCGATTCTCTCCTCCGATTCCAACTCCGATCACGACGGCGCGCCGAATCCTCTCTATGCCGGCGCCGAGCACGCCGTGCACCGCTCCGTCGACTCCTTCAACAAGCTTTTCCACCACGTCAAGCGCACCGGCGTCGCTGCTTCTGTCCTATGGCAGTCGCTCCGCTCGGTGCTGTCCTCCGCCAACCACGAGGTCCGTTCCGGCTTCGAGATTCGTGTCGCGGCACTGCTGGCAGATATCGCCGCCGCGAGCTCCAGCCGCAGGGCGGCGATTGTTGGCGCTGGAGGCGGCGCCGTAGTTGACTGGCTGCTCGAGTCTGTTGCGGTGGCCAAGGACGGCGGTATCGGTACTCAGGCGGAGGCCGCGAGGGCGCTGGCGTATTTGATTGCGGACCCGAACGTTTCTGCTGCTGTGCTTGCTCGACCTCATGCTATTCCGAATCTTCTGAGGTTCATTTTCTCTTGCCAGCCTCGGCGTTCCAAGAATAAGAAG CATTCAAGACGCAGTATATTTGATGTTTCTGATTCTTTGAAAGGCAGGAGCATGCTCGTGGCTGCCATCATGGACATTGTTACGTCCAGCTGTGACAATGCAGAAAAGGTGTCATTTAGGCCATCGTTGCCTGGAAATGCTGAAACCAGAGACATTGCTGCAGCCCTACAGGTTATTGAGGAAGGGGGTTTGCACTTGGATGAGCCACCAGAAGGTGAAGATGACGATGATGATGGTGGGACAGGAAGGAAAGGGATTGGAATCAAGATACTTGGAGGTACCACTGTTTTAGGGCTTTCGAGGACCAGCAGCGTGATGAAGTTGGATAATAACTCTAATTCCAGTCATGAAGAATCATTGAAGCATCATACTCCAAAACCCCTTGTGTATCAAAGTGATAAGTATGACAATTCACAGGCACAACACAATATGTCTTCTGCTGTTGTTCCTGGTCTATGGGATGATTTGCATTGTGAACATGTTGCTGTTCCTTTTGCCACTTGGGCATTGGCAAATTGGGCAACGGCATCACAGTTGAATAGATCTCGCATACAGGAACTGGATCAagatggaaatgctatcttgtCTGCTTTAATGGCACCTGAGAGATCTGTTAAATGGCATGCAAGTTTGGTGGTGCGGTTGCTATTAGAAGATCGCAATACACCTTTGAATGAATCTGTTTCTGATTGGAGTTCCAGTCTCCTTTCTACTATTTCTCAGGCATGTAAGCATGAAGATGTTTCATTAGCTCAGGTAGCTTTTTCTGCCTTTCTGTTATCTGTTGAGAGGAGTCCGGGCGTGCAGAAGATAGTGATGGAGAAGGGTCTTAATTTGATGAGAGATATTGCTAAACAGACAACAAAGCATAAGCAGGTCCAAGAAGCAATGGCAAAGGCATTAGAACTACTTTGTACTGGGGACCTGCATTTATCTCTTGAAGAGAGTCAAAAATGGTCAGGCATTCTTCTTCCCTGGGTTTTTGGAACATTTTCTTCAGATACTATACGAAGTTCAGCCATAAGGATTCTTTCTCAGATCTTAGAAGACTATGGAGCATCATGTATACCACTTTCTCAAGGATGGTTAGCCATGCTCTTAACTGAAGTACAAAATTCCATCAAGAAATCAAATGATAAAGGAGCCAGTCAGCCTAACAGTGATAAAGTGAAG ACTTCAATCAATAATGCAAATATTGCTTTGGCTGGACAAGTTGCAAATCAGCTATCTAGTGCTGTGGTCAATCTGGCAGCTAAACAATTGAGAATTGCGTCTAATTCTGGGGATACATCCACTCTGGCTGATTTTCTCTCTCTGGAACCTCTAGCAGGaccatttaaaaatttaaaaaaagataGTCTGCCTAAATTTGGTGCTGCAGATTCTGCCTTGGCAACCCTGAAAGGTATTAAGGCTTTGGCTGAAGTTATTGCTGAAAACTCAGTGTGTCAGGACAAGGTTGTTGATTTTGGCATTTTATGTTTGCTGAGGCGCTTTTTATTGAATGATGATTATGAGAAACTGGCTGCCATTGAGGCTTATGATGCATCATCCAGAGCACATGAGGGGCAGGAGCGGATGTCAAATAAAGGAGACAAACCTCCTATATCAGATAAAAATGATCCAGCTAGTGTCCGAGTTCCACCCACAGCTCATGTCCGCAGGCATGCAGCTCGGTTATTGACCATCCTCTCCCTGCATCCCAAAGTCAAGAAGGTCGTTATAGCTGATGAAACTTGGTGCAATTGGCTTGATGATTGTGCTAATGGGAAGATTCCAGGTTGCAGTGACCTTAAAATGCAAAGTTATGCCAGGGCAAcacttttaaatatattttgtgAGGACCAGTTTAATGGAATGTCTGAAACTGGAAGCTCTGGAACTGGAAGCTCTTCTGATGGTGGTGTAAAAAATAACTTGTGTCCTCGTTATGCTGACATGATATTCTTGATAAATTCTCATCTTCCGCACTGGAAGTGTCCCAAAGAAACAGATCGACGAGGTCCTTTCTCAAAAGACGTATCTGTGTCTACTTCTGATGTTACTGAGGATGGGATAAAAACCTTAGATGATGGCAACTGCTCTAGTTCAATTGGTTCAACTGAAAGTGGCCTAGATAGAAATTGTCCTCCGCTGGACGTAGTTTTTGTCCATGGCCTCCGTGGAGGACCTTACAAAACTTGGCGTATATCTGAGGACAAATCCTCAACTGTGTCCACCTTGGTGGAGAAGATTGATGAGGAAGCAGGAAAGCTTGGAACCTTTTGGCCTGGCGAATGGCTTTCCAGTGATTATCCAGATGCTCGCTTGTTTACCCTCAAATACAAG TCTAATCTCACACAGTGGTCTGGAGCTAGCCTGCCTCTCCAG GAAGTTAGTTCTATGCTATTGGAGAAGCTTGTTGCTGCAGGAATTGGGAATCGACCTGTTGTTTTTGTAACTCACAG TATGGGGGGCTTGGTTGTGAAGCAGATTCTTCATACAGCGAAGGAGCGAAATTTTGATAATCTTGTGAATAGTACAATAGGAATC GTGTTTTATAGTTGTCCTCATTTTGGTAGCAGACTTGCAGATATGCCATGGCGAATGGGCCTTGTGCTTCGTCCTGCTCCAACA ATAGGAGAGCTAAGAAGTGGGTCTTCAAGACTGATTGAGCTTAATGATTATATTCGTCAGCTTTATAAGAAAAGTATGCTTGATGTCCTCAGCTTTTGTGAG ACCACAGTAACTCCAATAGTTGAAGGTTATGGTGGATGGGCTTTGCGAATGGAAATTGTACCTATTGAGTCAGCATATCCTGGATTTGGGGAACTTGTT
- the LOC130717373 gene encoding uncharacterized protein LOC130717373 isoform X1 — MLRICLRTTRPFLRFPRPRYISRKSFNSPSKDLQNSQIAPPTVPNNLSPTPSSPLSRTSFIALSAVAVSALFASAAILSSDSNSDHDGAPNPLYAGAEHAVHRSVDSFNKLFHHVKRTGVAASVLWQSLRSVLSSANHEVRSGFEIRVAALLADIAAASSSRRAAIVGAGGGAVVDWLLESVAVAKDGGIGTQAEAARALAYLIADPNVSAAVLARPHAIPNLLRFIFSCQPRRSKNKKQHSRRSIFDVSDSLKGRSMLVAAIMDIVTSSCDNAEKVSFRPSLPGNAETRDIAAALQVIEEGGLHLDEPPEGEDDDDDGGTGRKGIGIKILGGTTVLGLSRTSSVMKLDNNSNSSHEESLKHHTPKPLVYQSDKYDNSQAQHNMSSAVVPGLWDDLHCEHVAVPFATWALANWATASQLNRSRIQELDQDGNAILSALMAPERSVKWHASLVVRLLLEDRNTPLNESVSDWSSSLLSTISQACKHEDVSLAQVAFSAFLLSVERSPGVQKIVMEKGLNLMRDIAKQTTKHKQVQEAMAKALELLCTGDLHLSLEESQKWSGILLPWVFGTFSSDTIRSSAIRILSQILEDYGASCIPLSQGWLAMLLTEVQNSIKKSNDKGASQPNSDKVKTSINNANIALAGQVANQLSSAVVNLAAKQLRIASNSGDTSTLADFLSLEPLAGPFKNLKKDSLPKFGAADSALATLKGIKALAEVIAENSVCQDKVVDFGILCLLRRFLLNDDYEKLAAIEAYDASSRAHEGQERMSNKGDKPPISDKNDPASVRVPPTAHVRRHAARLLTILSLHPKVKKVVIADETWCNWLDDCANGKIPGCSDLKMQSYARATLLNIFCEDQFNGMSETGSSGTGSSSDGGVKNNLCPRYADMIFLINSHLPHWKCPKETDRRGPFSKDVSVSTSDVTEDGIKTLDDGNCSSSIGSTESGLDRNCPPLDVVFVHGLRGGPYKTWRISEDKSSTVSTLVEKIDEEAGKLGTFWPGEWLSSDYPDARLFTLKYKSNLTQWSGASLPLQEVSSMLLEKLVAAGIGNRPVVFVTHSMGGLVVKQILHTAKERNFDNLVNSTIGIVFYSCPHFGSRLADMPWRMGLVLRPAPTIGELRSGSSRLIELNDYIRQLYKKSMLDVLSFCETTVTPIVEGYGGWALRMEIVPIESAYPGFGELVVLESTDHISSCKPVSRLDPSYTETLKFLEKLKACYT, encoded by the exons ATGCTTCGAATCTGTTTGAGAACAACTCGCCCCTTTCTTCGCTTCCCTCGTCCCCGCTACATCTCCAGAAAATCCTTCAATTCACCATCCAAAGACTTACAAAATTCCCAAATTGCCCCTCCAACCGTCCCTAACAACCTCTCTCCCACTCCTTCCTCGCCTCTCTCTCGCACCTCCTTCATCGCTCTCTCCGCCGTCGCTGTTTCCGCACTCTTCGCCTCCGCCGCGATTCTCTCCTCCGATTCCAACTCCGATCACGACGGCGCGCCGAATCCTCTCTATGCCGGCGCCGAGCACGCCGTGCACCGCTCCGTCGACTCCTTCAACAAGCTTTTCCACCACGTCAAGCGCACCGGCGTCGCTGCTTCTGTCCTATGGCAGTCGCTCCGCTCGGTGCTGTCCTCCGCCAACCACGAGGTCCGTTCCGGCTTCGAGATTCGTGTCGCGGCACTGCTGGCAGATATCGCCGCCGCGAGCTCCAGCCGCAGGGCGGCGATTGTTGGCGCTGGAGGCGGCGCCGTAGTTGACTGGCTGCTCGAGTCTGTTGCGGTGGCCAAGGACGGCGGTATCGGTACTCAGGCGGAGGCCGCGAGGGCGCTGGCGTATTTGATTGCGGACCCGAACGTTTCTGCTGCTGTGCTTGCTCGACCTCATGCTATTCCGAATCTTCTGAGGTTCATTTTCTCTTGCCAGCCTCGGCGTTCCAAGAATAAGAAG CAGCATTCAAGACGCAGTATATTTGATGTTTCTGATTCTTTGAAAGGCAGGAGCATGCTCGTGGCTGCCATCATGGACATTGTTACGTCCAGCTGTGACAATGCAGAAAAGGTGTCATTTAGGCCATCGTTGCCTGGAAATGCTGAAACCAGAGACATTGCTGCAGCCCTACAGGTTATTGAGGAAGGGGGTTTGCACTTGGATGAGCCACCAGAAGGTGAAGATGACGATGATGATGGTGGGACAGGAAGGAAAGGGATTGGAATCAAGATACTTGGAGGTACCACTGTTTTAGGGCTTTCGAGGACCAGCAGCGTGATGAAGTTGGATAATAACTCTAATTCCAGTCATGAAGAATCATTGAAGCATCATACTCCAAAACCCCTTGTGTATCAAAGTGATAAGTATGACAATTCACAGGCACAACACAATATGTCTTCTGCTGTTGTTCCTGGTCTATGGGATGATTTGCATTGTGAACATGTTGCTGTTCCTTTTGCCACTTGGGCATTGGCAAATTGGGCAACGGCATCACAGTTGAATAGATCTCGCATACAGGAACTGGATCAagatggaaatgctatcttgtCTGCTTTAATGGCACCTGAGAGATCTGTTAAATGGCATGCAAGTTTGGTGGTGCGGTTGCTATTAGAAGATCGCAATACACCTTTGAATGAATCTGTTTCTGATTGGAGTTCCAGTCTCCTTTCTACTATTTCTCAGGCATGTAAGCATGAAGATGTTTCATTAGCTCAGGTAGCTTTTTCTGCCTTTCTGTTATCTGTTGAGAGGAGTCCGGGCGTGCAGAAGATAGTGATGGAGAAGGGTCTTAATTTGATGAGAGATATTGCTAAACAGACAACAAAGCATAAGCAGGTCCAAGAAGCAATGGCAAAGGCATTAGAACTACTTTGTACTGGGGACCTGCATTTATCTCTTGAAGAGAGTCAAAAATGGTCAGGCATTCTTCTTCCCTGGGTTTTTGGAACATTTTCTTCAGATACTATACGAAGTTCAGCCATAAGGATTCTTTCTCAGATCTTAGAAGACTATGGAGCATCATGTATACCACTTTCTCAAGGATGGTTAGCCATGCTCTTAACTGAAGTACAAAATTCCATCAAGAAATCAAATGATAAAGGAGCCAGTCAGCCTAACAGTGATAAAGTGAAG ACTTCAATCAATAATGCAAATATTGCTTTGGCTGGACAAGTTGCAAATCAGCTATCTAGTGCTGTGGTCAATCTGGCAGCTAAACAATTGAGAATTGCGTCTAATTCTGGGGATACATCCACTCTGGCTGATTTTCTCTCTCTGGAACCTCTAGCAGGaccatttaaaaatttaaaaaaagataGTCTGCCTAAATTTGGTGCTGCAGATTCTGCCTTGGCAACCCTGAAAGGTATTAAGGCTTTGGCTGAAGTTATTGCTGAAAACTCAGTGTGTCAGGACAAGGTTGTTGATTTTGGCATTTTATGTTTGCTGAGGCGCTTTTTATTGAATGATGATTATGAGAAACTGGCTGCCATTGAGGCTTATGATGCATCATCCAGAGCACATGAGGGGCAGGAGCGGATGTCAAATAAAGGAGACAAACCTCCTATATCAGATAAAAATGATCCAGCTAGTGTCCGAGTTCCACCCACAGCTCATGTCCGCAGGCATGCAGCTCGGTTATTGACCATCCTCTCCCTGCATCCCAAAGTCAAGAAGGTCGTTATAGCTGATGAAACTTGGTGCAATTGGCTTGATGATTGTGCTAATGGGAAGATTCCAGGTTGCAGTGACCTTAAAATGCAAAGTTATGCCAGGGCAAcacttttaaatatattttgtgAGGACCAGTTTAATGGAATGTCTGAAACTGGAAGCTCTGGAACTGGAAGCTCTTCTGATGGTGGTGTAAAAAATAACTTGTGTCCTCGTTATGCTGACATGATATTCTTGATAAATTCTCATCTTCCGCACTGGAAGTGTCCCAAAGAAACAGATCGACGAGGTCCTTTCTCAAAAGACGTATCTGTGTCTACTTCTGATGTTACTGAGGATGGGATAAAAACCTTAGATGATGGCAACTGCTCTAGTTCAATTGGTTCAACTGAAAGTGGCCTAGATAGAAATTGTCCTCCGCTGGACGTAGTTTTTGTCCATGGCCTCCGTGGAGGACCTTACAAAACTTGGCGTATATCTGAGGACAAATCCTCAACTGTGTCCACCTTGGTGGAGAAGATTGATGAGGAAGCAGGAAAGCTTGGAACCTTTTGGCCTGGCGAATGGCTTTCCAGTGATTATCCAGATGCTCGCTTGTTTACCCTCAAATACAAG TCTAATCTCACACAGTGGTCTGGAGCTAGCCTGCCTCTCCAG GAAGTTAGTTCTATGCTATTGGAGAAGCTTGTTGCTGCAGGAATTGGGAATCGACCTGTTGTTTTTGTAACTCACAG TATGGGGGGCTTGGTTGTGAAGCAGATTCTTCATACAGCGAAGGAGCGAAATTTTGATAATCTTGTGAATAGTACAATAGGAATC GTGTTTTATAGTTGTCCTCATTTTGGTAGCAGACTTGCAGATATGCCATGGCGAATGGGCCTTGTGCTTCGTCCTGCTCCAACA ATAGGAGAGCTAAGAAGTGGGTCTTCAAGACTGATTGAGCTTAATGATTATATTCGTCAGCTTTATAAGAAAAGTATGCTTGATGTCCTCAGCTTTTGTGAG ACCACAGTAACTCCAATAGTTGAAGGTTATGGTGGATGGGCTTTGCGAATGGAAATTGTACCTATTGAGTCAGCATATCCTGGATTTGGGGAACTTGTT
- the LOC130717373 gene encoding uncharacterized protein LOC130717373 isoform X4, translating into MLVAAIMDIVTSSCDNAEKVSFRPSLPGNAETRDIAAALQVIEEGGLHLDEPPEGEDDDDDGGTGRKGIGIKILGGTTVLGLSRTSSVMKLDNNSNSSHEESLKHHTPKPLVYQSDKYDNSQAQHNMSSAVVPGLWDDLHCEHVAVPFATWALANWATASQLNRSRIQELDQDGNAILSALMAPERSVKWHASLVVRLLLEDRNTPLNESVSDWSSSLLSTISQACKHEDVSLAQVAFSAFLLSVERSPGVQKIVMEKGLNLMRDIAKQTTKHKQVQEAMAKALELLCTGDLHLSLEESQKWSGILLPWVFGTFSSDTIRSSAIRILSQILEDYGASCIPLSQGWLAMLLTEVQNSIKKSNDKGASQPNSDKVKTSINNANIALAGQVANQLSSAVVNLAAKQLRIASNSGDTSTLADFLSLEPLAGPFKNLKKDSLPKFGAADSALATLKGIKALAEVIAENSVCQDKVVDFGILCLLRRFLLNDDYEKLAAIEAYDASSRAHEGQERMSNKGDKPPISDKNDPASVRVPPTAHVRRHAARLLTILSLHPKVKKVVIADETWCNWLDDCANGKIPGCSDLKMQSYARATLLNIFCEDQFNGMSETGSSGTGSSSDGGVKNNLCPRYADMIFLINSHLPHWKCPKETDRRGPFSKDVSVSTSDVTEDGIKTLDDGNCSSSIGSTESGLDRNCPPLDVVFVHGLRGGPYKTWRISEDKSSTVSTLVEKIDEEAGKLGTFWPGEWLSSDYPDARLFTLKYKSNLTQWSGASLPLQEVSSMLLEKLVAAGIGNRPVVFVTHSMGGLVVKQILHTAKERNFDNLVNSTIGIVFYSCPHFGSRLADMPWRMGLVLRPAPTIGELRSGSSRLIELNDYIRQLYKKSMLDVLSFCETTVTPIVEGYGGWALRMEIVPIESAYPGFGELVVLESTDHISSCKPVSRLDPSYTETLKFLEKLKACYT; encoded by the exons ATGCTCGTGGCTGCCATCATGGACATTGTTACGTCCAGCTGTGACAATGCAGAAAAGGTGTCATTTAGGCCATCGTTGCCTGGAAATGCTGAAACCAGAGACATTGCTGCAGCCCTACAGGTTATTGAGGAAGGGGGTTTGCACTTGGATGAGCCACCAGAAGGTGAAGATGACGATGATGATGGTGGGACAGGAAGGAAAGGGATTGGAATCAAGATACTTGGAGGTACCACTGTTTTAGGGCTTTCGAGGACCAGCAGCGTGATGAAGTTGGATAATAACTCTAATTCCAGTCATGAAGAATCATTGAAGCATCATACTCCAAAACCCCTTGTGTATCAAAGTGATAAGTATGACAATTCACAGGCACAACACAATATGTCTTCTGCTGTTGTTCCTGGTCTATGGGATGATTTGCATTGTGAACATGTTGCTGTTCCTTTTGCCACTTGGGCATTGGCAAATTGGGCAACGGCATCACAGTTGAATAGATCTCGCATACAGGAACTGGATCAagatggaaatgctatcttgtCTGCTTTAATGGCACCTGAGAGATCTGTTAAATGGCATGCAAGTTTGGTGGTGCGGTTGCTATTAGAAGATCGCAATACACCTTTGAATGAATCTGTTTCTGATTGGAGTTCCAGTCTCCTTTCTACTATTTCTCAGGCATGTAAGCATGAAGATGTTTCATTAGCTCAGGTAGCTTTTTCTGCCTTTCTGTTATCTGTTGAGAGGAGTCCGGGCGTGCAGAAGATAGTGATGGAGAAGGGTCTTAATTTGATGAGAGATATTGCTAAACAGACAACAAAGCATAAGCAGGTCCAAGAAGCAATGGCAAAGGCATTAGAACTACTTTGTACTGGGGACCTGCATTTATCTCTTGAAGAGAGTCAAAAATGGTCAGGCATTCTTCTTCCCTGGGTTTTTGGAACATTTTCTTCAGATACTATACGAAGTTCAGCCATAAGGATTCTTTCTCAGATCTTAGAAGACTATGGAGCATCATGTATACCACTTTCTCAAGGATGGTTAGCCATGCTCTTAACTGAAGTACAAAATTCCATCAAGAAATCAAATGATAAAGGAGCCAGTCAGCCTAACAGTGATAAAGTGAAG ACTTCAATCAATAATGCAAATATTGCTTTGGCTGGACAAGTTGCAAATCAGCTATCTAGTGCTGTGGTCAATCTGGCAGCTAAACAATTGAGAATTGCGTCTAATTCTGGGGATACATCCACTCTGGCTGATTTTCTCTCTCTGGAACCTCTAGCAGGaccatttaaaaatttaaaaaaagataGTCTGCCTAAATTTGGTGCTGCAGATTCTGCCTTGGCAACCCTGAAAGGTATTAAGGCTTTGGCTGAAGTTATTGCTGAAAACTCAGTGTGTCAGGACAAGGTTGTTGATTTTGGCATTTTATGTTTGCTGAGGCGCTTTTTATTGAATGATGATTATGAGAAACTGGCTGCCATTGAGGCTTATGATGCATCATCCAGAGCACATGAGGGGCAGGAGCGGATGTCAAATAAAGGAGACAAACCTCCTATATCAGATAAAAATGATCCAGCTAGTGTCCGAGTTCCACCCACAGCTCATGTCCGCAGGCATGCAGCTCGGTTATTGACCATCCTCTCCCTGCATCCCAAAGTCAAGAAGGTCGTTATAGCTGATGAAACTTGGTGCAATTGGCTTGATGATTGTGCTAATGGGAAGATTCCAGGTTGCAGTGACCTTAAAATGCAAAGTTATGCCAGGGCAAcacttttaaatatattttgtgAGGACCAGTTTAATGGAATGTCTGAAACTGGAAGCTCTGGAACTGGAAGCTCTTCTGATGGTGGTGTAAAAAATAACTTGTGTCCTCGTTATGCTGACATGATATTCTTGATAAATTCTCATCTTCCGCACTGGAAGTGTCCCAAAGAAACAGATCGACGAGGTCCTTTCTCAAAAGACGTATCTGTGTCTACTTCTGATGTTACTGAGGATGGGATAAAAACCTTAGATGATGGCAACTGCTCTAGTTCAATTGGTTCAACTGAAAGTGGCCTAGATAGAAATTGTCCTCCGCTGGACGTAGTTTTTGTCCATGGCCTCCGTGGAGGACCTTACAAAACTTGGCGTATATCTGAGGACAAATCCTCAACTGTGTCCACCTTGGTGGAGAAGATTGATGAGGAAGCAGGAAAGCTTGGAACCTTTTGGCCTGGCGAATGGCTTTCCAGTGATTATCCAGATGCTCGCTTGTTTACCCTCAAATACAAG TCTAATCTCACACAGTGGTCTGGAGCTAGCCTGCCTCTCCAG GAAGTTAGTTCTATGCTATTGGAGAAGCTTGTTGCTGCAGGAATTGGGAATCGACCTGTTGTTTTTGTAACTCACAG TATGGGGGGCTTGGTTGTGAAGCAGATTCTTCATACAGCGAAGGAGCGAAATTTTGATAATCTTGTGAATAGTACAATAGGAATC GTGTTTTATAGTTGTCCTCATTTTGGTAGCAGACTTGCAGATATGCCATGGCGAATGGGCCTTGTGCTTCGTCCTGCTCCAACA ATAGGAGAGCTAAGAAGTGGGTCTTCAAGACTGATTGAGCTTAATGATTATATTCGTCAGCTTTATAAGAAAAGTATGCTTGATGTCCTCAGCTTTTGTGAG ACCACAGTAACTCCAATAGTTGAAGGTTATGGTGGATGGGCTTTGCGAATGGAAATTGTACCTATTGAGTCAGCATATCCTGGATTTGGGGAACTTGTT